One Niabella beijingensis DNA window includes the following coding sequences:
- a CDS encoding ABC transporter permease has protein sequence MINNYFKTAWRSIRRNKTQALINIIGLTMSFTVLGLIVLYVLDEYSYDRFYTNANRIVRVVQHTKWNGNELHQATTSAPFAPELKKMFPEVEDAVRIDLEGGGVISYKEQKFKQDDIIFADPSLIRIFSYDFLYGNPGTALSDPQSIVISESLAGKLFGTASRALMETIYFNGQQPARVTGVIRDVPANTHLRFSAVRPFPEAVQDGWQNFHYYTYLLLRKGTLRPGLEKKLPGFAAATIQQRMRVNDYKIELQPLTSIHLHSALDYELSQNSNSNRVYLLIVIAALVLAVAVINYLNLTTAGSVTRTREIAIRKVVGSAKRDIVALFVAESVLVTGVAVLLAFLAVQLSLPWFSRFVERELSFGGPGLLPATGAIFIFIVVIGCLSGLYPALLLLRLKTAPALKGKVTVKTEGLYLRRIFVIFQFTVAGVLIPASVIIFRQLQYVLQADLGFDKEQVLTFHIDEMKVRGQLPGLKNRLLQYPVIEAVAVAGNPIGNNDLGGLSYRFETPGGGFSTATTAAQELMIDAAYLPAMDIRLLSGRNFSDSIRSDQYGAALINETLMRKLGWKDAIGKKMQFSIDDSGHTAERTIVGVVKDFHTYSLQHPVTSLVMVMPPATAMEDNLYVRVAKGKEREALAHIAKVYREFDPANVTSYHFLRDNFSRQYATEEKQEKMALLFTGVAVLIAGLGLFGLVSIMAVQRTREIGVRKVLGAGVAGIVRLFSAEFLKLIGIAVLIAIPLTWWGMHRWLEGFAYRITIPWWMFLCTGSFIIIVALLTVSIRALRAARANPVAALRNE, from the coding sequence ATGATCAACAACTATTTTAAAACAGCCTGGCGCAGCATCAGGCGGAATAAGACACAGGCATTGATCAACATCATAGGACTGACCATGAGTTTTACGGTGCTGGGGCTTATCGTGCTGTATGTACTGGATGAATACAGCTACGACCGGTTTTATACAAATGCGAACCGGATCGTGCGGGTGGTACAACACACAAAATGGAATGGCAACGAGCTGCACCAGGCCACAACTTCAGCCCCTTTTGCGCCGGAACTGAAAAAAATGTTTCCGGAGGTGGAGGATGCGGTCCGGATCGACCTGGAGGGTGGGGGCGTGATCTCCTACAAGGAACAGAAATTTAAACAGGATGATATTATTTTTGCAGATCCTTCCCTGATCCGGATTTTCTCCTACGATTTTTTATACGGCAATCCCGGAACGGCGCTTTCAGACCCGCAGTCGATCGTGATCTCGGAATCACTGGCAGGTAAGCTTTTCGGTACTGCATCCCGTGCATTAATGGAGACCATCTACTTTAACGGGCAGCAGCCGGCCCGGGTAACAGGAGTGATCCGGGATGTTCCGGCAAATACGCATTTACGGTTCAGCGCGGTGCGGCCGTTTCCGGAGGCTGTTCAGGATGGATGGCAGAATTTTCATTATTATACCTACCTGTTGCTAAGGAAGGGCACGCTTCGCCCGGGGCTGGAAAAAAAACTTCCGGGTTTTGCCGCTGCTACCATACAGCAACGCATGCGGGTAAACGATTATAAGATCGAATTACAGCCGCTTACTTCCATTCATTTGCATTCCGCCCTCGACTACGAGCTTAGTCAGAACAGCAATAGCAACAGGGTATATCTGCTGATCGTGATCGCTGCTCTTGTTCTGGCGGTAGCAGTAATCAATTACCTGAACCTGACAACAGCGGGCTCCGTGACCCGCACCAGGGAGATCGCCATACGAAAAGTGGTCGGATCGGCAAAAAGGGATATCGTGGCTTTATTTGTGGCGGAATCCGTACTGGTTACAGGAGTTGCGGTACTGCTGGCATTCCTGGCCGTACAGCTGTCCCTTCCGTGGTTCAGCCGTTTTGTAGAACGGGAGCTTTCTTTCGGAGGCCCGGGACTGTTGCCCGCAACCGGGGCAATCTTTATTTTTATTGTTGTTATCGGTTGCCTGAGCGGTTTGTATCCAGCATTGTTGTTGCTCCGGCTGAAGACGGCTCCTGCACTAAAAGGAAAAGTGACGGTTAAAACCGAAGGGTTGTACCTGCGCCGGATTTTTGTTATTTTTCAGTTTACTGTTGCCGGTGTGCTGATCCCTGCATCAGTGATCATCTTCCGGCAGCTACAATATGTATTGCAGGCAGACCTGGGTTTTGATAAGGAGCAGGTGCTGACATTTCACATCGATGAAATGAAAGTGCGCGGCCAGTTGCCGGGTTTAAAAAACCGGTTGCTGCAGTACCCGGTTATCGAAGCAGTGGCGGTGGCCGGGAATCCCATTGGTAATAATGATCTTGGTGGCCTGAGCTATCGTTTTGAAACACCTGGCGGAGGCTTTTCAACGGCTACAACGGCGGCGCAGGAACTCATGATCGATGCAGCCTACCTGCCGGCGATGGACATCCGGTTATTAAGCGGAAGGAATTTTTCCGACAGTATCCGCAGCGACCAGTATGGGGCTGCATTGATCAATGAGACCCTGATGCGCAAGCTGGGATGGAAAGACGCCATCGGGAAGAAGATGCAATTCAGTATCGATGATTCGGGGCATACGGCCGAACGGACCATCGTCGGGGTCGTAAAAGATTTTCATACCTATTCTTTACAGCATCCCGTAACGTCGCTTGTAATGGTAATGCCTCCAGCGACGGCTATGGAAGATAATCTTTATGTGCGGGTGGCAAAAGGAAAAGAGCGTGAAGCGCTGGCCCATATTGCAAAAGTGTACCGGGAGTTTGATCCTGCCAATGTAACTTCTTATCATTTTCTCCGTGATAACTTTTCCCGGCAATACGCAACGGAGGAGAAGCAGGAAAAAATGGCGTTGTTATTTACAGGTGTTGCAGTACTGATCGCCGGTCTGGGGCTGTTTGGCCTGGTAAGTATTATGGCTGTTCAACGCACCCGGGAAATAGGTGTCCGTAAAGTGCTGGGTGCCGGTGTTGCGGGTATTGTGCGGTTGTTCTCTGCAGAATTTTTAAAGCTGATCGGTATTGCGGTGCTGATCGCTATCCCGTTGACCTGGTGGGGGATGCACCGCTGGCTGGAGGGATTTGCATATCGTATCACGATCCCCTGGTGGATGTTTCTGTGCACGGGTAGCTTTATTATTATTGTCGCATTGCTCACCGTCAGTATACGGGCGCTGCGCGCCGCGCGGGCCAATCCTGTAGCCGCGCTGAGAAATGAATAG
- a CDS encoding ABC transporter permease — protein sequence MHEQLMIKNYFTTAWRSLLKNKIFAVLNIAGLTVGMASALMILLWAQHETSVDRFHSNLDRIYQVWSNDTVEGTVHTISFTPEIMAPSLKTDFPEVERVSRLEWTRNLLTTGIDKNLMSTGAVVDPDFLFIFSFSLAAGNKETALNHPNSIVVTETFARKLYGKENVIGKTLQMGHSKNYTITGVLKDLPENTQFKDVEYLLSYNERSQANEVNNDWSNFSVATFVLLKHQANAAAFNRKIKKIVSWHTSGAQKTDAFIYPVSKLHLYADFENGKPAGGQIILVRAFTAVAVIILLIACINFMNLSTARSEKRLKEIGVRKAVGAGRSSLIAQFLVESLLITFVAAVLAIVLASCTLPFFSTLTGKMLHIDYGNGYFILALLGFILVTGLLAGSYPALFLSAFRPVAALKGNFFKLNAAVTPRKILVVIQFSVAIVLVAGTVIIIRQISHAQERNKGYDMEQLVTIVMNDRMQQNFPVIKQELLQQGIAISVARGQSPLTQNWSYGNHLQWQGKPPGTLTQINRYTADADLVKTTGMRLMAGRDIDILRYAGDSTACLINAAALKLMQFKQPIGQVITDDDQQWHVVGVVEDFIQESPYQSVKPLIIRGPKLYMGVMLVRLNGGTNVGVNLMSMERVLKKYNPGYPFEYRFTDEEFATKFENEQLIRKLAAMFTGLVIFISCLGLFGLMAYMAESRIKEIGIRKVLGASALNIIGLLSKDFVRLVLIAFTIAIPVSWLLMQHWLAGFTYRVAVTWDVFIIAGSVAVLATLMTVSLQAIKAALANPVAALRNE from the coding sequence ATGCATGAACAACTGATGATCAAAAATTACTTTACTACCGCCTGGCGCAGCCTGCTAAAGAATAAAATATTTGCTGTTCTGAACATTGCGGGGTTAACCGTCGGAATGGCCAGTGCTTTGATGATCCTGCTTTGGGCACAACATGAAACAAGCGTGGACCGCTTCCACTCCAACCTGGATCGTATTTACCAGGTATGGTCCAATGATACAGTAGAGGGGACAGTGCACACCATATCGTTCACCCCGGAAATAATGGCCCCCTCATTGAAGACGGACTTCCCTGAGGTGGAAAGAGTGAGCCGGCTGGAGTGGACACGCAACCTGCTGACAACAGGGATTGATAAAAACCTGATGTCGACCGGAGCTGTGGTGGATCCGGACTTTTTATTCATTTTTAGTTTTTCTTTGGCCGCCGGAAACAAGGAGACTGCTTTAAACCATCCCAATTCGATCGTAGTTACGGAAACTTTTGCACGGAAACTTTACGGGAAAGAAAATGTTATAGGGAAGACCCTACAGATGGGACACTCCAAAAATTACACGATTACCGGTGTATTGAAAGATCTTCCGGAAAATACACAGTTTAAAGATGTTGAGTACCTGCTTTCTTATAACGAAAGATCCCAGGCCAATGAGGTGAACAACGACTGGAGTAATTTTTCCGTGGCTACATTTGTTTTATTGAAGCACCAGGCGAATGCCGCCGCATTTAACAGAAAAATAAAGAAGATTGTTTCCTGGCACACCAGCGGAGCACAGAAGACCGACGCATTTATTTACCCGGTCTCAAAGCTACACCTGTATGCGGATTTTGAAAACGGCAAGCCTGCTGGCGGACAGATTATATTGGTCAGGGCATTTACTGCAGTAGCGGTGATCATTCTTTTGATAGCCTGTATTAATTTCATGAATCTTTCCACTGCCAGAAGTGAAAAACGGTTGAAAGAAATAGGGGTCCGCAAGGCCGTAGGCGCAGGCCGTTCTTCGTTGATCGCTCAGTTTCTTGTTGAATCGTTGCTTATTACCTTTGTTGCTGCCGTGCTGGCAATAGTACTCGCCAGTTGCACCTTGCCTTTCTTTAGCACATTGACCGGCAAAATGCTTCACATTGATTATGGTAACGGTTATTTTATCCTGGCGTTGCTGGGTTTTATACTGGTTACCGGCTTGCTGGCCGGCAGCTATCCCGCGCTTTTCTTGTCGGCCTTCCGCCCGGTGGCCGCATTAAAAGGGAATTTTTTTAAACTAAACGCTGCTGTAACTCCACGGAAAATACTGGTAGTAATACAGTTTTCCGTAGCCATCGTGCTGGTAGCAGGCACGGTCATCATCATCCGCCAGATCAGTCATGCACAGGAACGAAATAAAGGCTATGATATGGAACAGCTGGTAACGATCGTTATGAATGACCGGATGCAGCAAAATTTTCCGGTGATCAAACAGGAGTTATTACAGCAGGGGATCGCGATATCTGTGGCAAGGGGGCAATCACCGCTTACACAAAACTGGAGCTATGGCAATCATTTGCAGTGGCAGGGAAAACCTCCCGGCACCCTGACACAGATCAACAGATATACGGCCGATGCGGACCTTGTGAAAACAACAGGAATGCGGTTGATGGCAGGGCGGGATATCGATATCCTGCGGTATGCCGGTGATTCTACTGCCTGTCTTATCAATGCAGCTGCATTGAAATTAATGCAATTCAAACAACCAATCGGACAGGTGATCACTGATGATGACCAACAATGGCATGTGGTGGGAGTTGTAGAAGATTTTATACAGGAGTCTCCCTATCAATCCGTTAAACCATTGATCATCCGCGGACCAAAGCTATATATGGGGGTAATGCTGGTCCGGTTGAACGGAGGTACGAATGTGGGCGTAAATCTGATGTCGATGGAGCGAGTCCTTAAAAAATACAATCCGGGTTATCCTTTTGAATACCGGTTCACTGATGAGGAGTTTGCCACGAAATTTGAAAATGAACAACTCATCCGGAAACTCGCTGCGATGTTCACAGGTCTGGTGATTTTTATATCCTGTCTGGGCTTATTTGGTCTGATGGCCTATATGGCAGAAAGCAGGATAAAAGAAATCGGGATCCGGAAAGTATTGGGGGCCTCGGCCCTGAATATCATAGGTTTGTTGTCGAAAGATTTCGTAAGGCTGGTACTGATCGCATTCACCATTGCGATTCCTGTATCCTGGCTGCTGATGCAGCACTGGCTGGCTGGTTTTACTT